From one Nitrospinota bacterium genomic stretch:
- a CDS encoding CDP-alcohol phosphatidyltransferase family protein, with product MNKIPPADFKGLSRMSEILILSEKIKRQFLRMTAPVCHFLSNLGVSPNAISFTGLILSMVAGGFYGGGFFFQGGLVLIVAGICDVLDGQMARQSGRHSLFGAFIDSAIDRFSEIFIFIGFAWYFSDNSGSEAGAIPGSWVVSIIILALSGSFMVSYTRARAEGLGVDCKVGWMQRPERIALLVLGSLLAGILDGGQLVMIGTLSLIAVLSNYTAIQRILYVRNQLAKKSQER from the coding sequence ATGAATAAAATACCCCCTGCCGACTTCAAAGGTTTGTCGCGGATGTCAGAGATTTTAATTTTGAGTGAAAAAATCAAAAGGCAATTTCTCCGCATGACGGCTCCTGTGTGTCATTTTCTTTCCAATCTGGGCGTCAGTCCCAATGCAATTTCCTTTACCGGTTTAATATTGAGTATGGTTGCGGGGGGCTTTTATGGTGGCGGTTTCTTTTTCCAGGGTGGATTGGTCTTAATCGTGGCGGGAATTTGTGACGTGCTGGACGGTCAAATGGCGAGGCAGTCCGGCAGGCATTCTCTGTTTGGAGCTTTTATTGACAGTGCGATAGACCGGTTCAGTGAAATTTTTATTTTTATTGGATTTGCCTGGTATTTTTCCGACAACTCCGGTAGCGAGGCAGGTGCGATCCCCGGTTCCTGGGTGGTGTCGATCATTATTTTAGCGCTATCCGGTTCGTTTATGGTCAGCTACACACGGGCCCGCGCCGAAGGTCTTGGCGTGGATTGCAAGGTCGGGTGGATGCAAAGACCGGAACGAATAGCGCTTCTGGTTTTGGGGTCGTTGCTGGCCGGGATTCTCGATGGGGGACAACTTGTGATGATAGGAACCCTGTCACTAATCGCTGTCCTCAGTAACTACACGGCGATTCAAAGAATATTATATGTCAGGAACCAGCTTGCCAAGAAGAGTCAGGAGAGGTGA
- a CDS encoding polyprenol monophosphomannose synthase, whose product MASNNNAKRKITRALVILPTYNEAASLIQVVDALLSLPSAVNILVVDDSSPDGTADLAKNHPAFEKRLFLLLRPGKQGLATAYKEGFQWGLKQGYDVCMEMDSDLSHDPKDIPRLLHTIEQGADMAIGSRYLQGISVINWPLRRLLVSICAGIYTRVISGLPLTDPTGGFKAIHRDVLEHLSWDEVKSDGYGFQIEVSFLAYKSGFRIEEIPIIFTERRDGESKFSFGIAVEAALRVLQLGFLGRFKNMKKFSSYTSEKKTHLSETGRTPYPETLSKRGSEVD is encoded by the coding sequence ATGGCCTCTAACAATAACGCCAAACGAAAAATCACACGCGCCCTGGTCATCCTTCCCACTTACAATGAAGCCGCTTCCTTGATTCAGGTGGTGGATGCGTTACTGAGCCTGCCGTCTGCTGTGAATATTCTGGTTGTGGATGACTCCTCCCCCGATGGCACCGCCGACCTTGCTAAAAACCATCCGGCATTTGAAAAACGGCTTTTTCTATTGCTGAGGCCGGGAAAGCAGGGACTGGCCACGGCTTACAAGGAAGGATTCCAATGGGGTTTGAAACAGGGATACGATGTTTGTATGGAAATGGACAGCGACCTTTCGCATGATCCCAAGGACATTCCTCGATTGCTGCACACTATCGAACAGGGTGCCGACATGGCCATCGGCTCCCGGTATTTGCAGGGCATCAGCGTTATCAACTGGCCGCTGAGGCGGTTGCTGGTCAGCATCTGTGCGGGGATCTACACCCGAGTGATCTCCGGCCTGCCGCTGACCGACCCGACCGGCGGCTTCAAGGCCATCCACCGGGATGTGCTCGAACACCTGAGCTGGGATGAAGTAAAAAGCGATGGCTACGGCTTTCAAATCGAAGTGAGTTTTTTGGCCTATAAAAGTGGGTTTCGCATCGAGGAGATTCCCATTATTTTCACGGAACGGCGGGATGGAGAATCAAAATTCTCTTTTGGAATCGCCGTAGAGGCAGCACTAAGGGTCCTGCAACTTGGGTTTTTGGGACGGTTTAAAAACATGAAAAAGTTTTCTTCCTATACATCTGAAAAAAAAACACATCTATCTGAAACCGGGCGAACTCCCTATCCTGAAACTTTGAGCAAAAGAGGCAGTGAAGTTGATTAG
- a CDS encoding phosphatase PAP2 family protein — MDRVQDSTLKTNSQTTTLFEQWLQWWKSRSLLQKLLPLTLVMVFLIVHFALGGLRPDHLVVILLAFAYYGGPRTQSLYLFFLPFILFLIIYDSQAYYADLIRAEVRVTEPYQFDMKFFGIETSEGRLLPSQWLQNHTHPVLDIITSLAYLAFIFICLGMAIYFRFFLGAREGSPLTAGQIQVKSHALMWGIFWLNILSCSTYFWYPAAPPWYVEQYGLGPAQLDILPSAAGALRFDAIFGINLMADVYANCPNPFGAIPSGHVAFPTLLMYFSFRFRSLRIFSVLFFLLICFSVVYLNHHYILDALWGAVYGLFVGWSMDKFYQLKPAT, encoded by the coding sequence ATGGATCGAGTTCAGGACAGCACCCTAAAGACAAATTCCCAAACCACCACGTTGTTTGAACAATGGCTCCAATGGTGGAAATCTCGCTCTCTTCTGCAAAAACTTCTGCCATTGACTCTGGTGATGGTTTTTTTGATAGTTCACTTCGCTCTGGGTGGATTGCGACCGGACCATCTGGTGGTCATTTTACTTGCGTTCGCATATTATGGAGGTCCGCGCACACAAAGCCTTTATCTTTTTTTCCTGCCTTTTATATTATTTCTGATCATATATGACAGCCAGGCCTATTACGCCGATTTGATCCGGGCAGAAGTTCGGGTTACAGAGCCTTATCAGTTTGACATGAAGTTTTTTGGCATTGAAACCTCAGAGGGAAGGCTTTTGCCCAGCCAATGGCTGCAAAACCACACGCATCCGGTGTTGGATATCATTACCAGTCTTGCTTACCTGGCTTTCATCTTCATTTGTTTGGGGATGGCCATTTATTTCCGTTTTTTTTTGGGAGCGAGAGAAGGTTCCCCTCTGACAGCGGGACAGATACAAGTCAAATCCCACGCTTTGATGTGGGGGATATTCTGGTTGAATATTCTAAGCTGTTCCACTTACTTTTGGTACCCTGCCGCCCCTCCCTGGTATGTTGAGCAATATGGGTTGGGACCTGCACAATTGGACATACTTCCCAGCGCTGCTGGGGCGCTTCGGTTCGACGCAATTTTCGGAATTAATTTAATGGCCGACGTTTACGCCAATTGCCCAAATCCATTTGGGGCCATTCCCTCCGGCCATGTCGCCTTTCCAACACTATTGATGTATTTTTCCTTCAGGTTTAGATCGCTACGTATTTTCTCTGTCCTATTTTTTCTCCTTATTTGCTTTTCAGTTGTTTACCTCAACCATCATTATATTCTGGATGCCCTTTGGGGCGCAGTCTATGGCCTGTTCGTCGGATGGTCCATGGACAAATTTTACCAATTAAAACCGGCAACCTGA
- a CDS encoding zinc-binding dehydrogenase — MKAIYLIRHGVANTAFQIREEKDPLPTESEVLIDVEVSGLNFADVLARRGLYPDAPKISCVLGYEVVGRVVSVGHEIKKLSAGDRVLAFTRFGGYASKVVANPMAVVKISEEMDAGVAAAMATQYCTAWFAAEEMVRLFPGDRVLIQAAAGGVGTALVQIAKRRGCVVFGTAGSSAKLDYLKTIGVDHPINYRQQDFSGEVRTICGDQGLDVVFDSIGGKTFRQGYNLLTSGGRIVTFGVAGMTGSRWDFLRVLRTVLGFGFFHGLQLISNSKSVIGVNMLRIAEDKPDVLQRCMRTVVDLAEKGELSPKVGGEYPADRVADAHAFLENRQSTGKVVLRWKE, encoded by the coding sequence ATGAAAGCGATCTATCTTATTCGTCACGGTGTCGCAAATACCGCATTTCAAATACGCGAGGAAAAAGACCCGTTGCCGACTGAAAGTGAGGTTTTGATTGATGTTGAAGTTTCCGGGCTGAATTTCGCCGATGTTCTGGCTCGACGGGGACTCTATCCCGATGCACCAAAAATTTCTTGTGTGCTGGGTTACGAGGTGGTTGGAAGAGTGGTTTCAGTGGGCCATGAGATTAAGAAATTGAGTGCCGGTGACCGGGTACTGGCGTTCACTCGGTTCGGAGGATACGCTTCGAAGGTGGTGGCCAACCCAATGGCTGTTGTGAAAATTTCTGAAGAGATGGATGCCGGGGTTGCGGCGGCAATGGCCACACAGTATTGCACCGCCTGGTTCGCGGCGGAGGAAATGGTCCGGCTCTTTCCGGGAGATCGTGTTCTCATTCAGGCGGCGGCGGGAGGCGTGGGGACGGCTCTGGTGCAAATCGCCAAACGCCGTGGTTGTGTGGTTTTCGGTACTGCCGGTTCATCAGCGAAACTGGATTATCTAAAGACCATCGGCGTTGACCATCCCATTAATTACCGGCAACAGGATTTTTCCGGGGAAGTTCGAACCATCTGCGGAGATCAAGGGCTGGATGTGGTGTTTGATTCCATTGGCGGAAAAACGTTTCGCCAGGGATACAATCTACTCACCTCTGGAGGCCGGATTGTTACTTTCGGCGTGGCGGGGATGACCGGCAGTCGGTGGGATTTTTTACGTGTCTTGCGGACCGTGTTGGGGTTCGGTTTCTTTCATGGACTTCAGTTAATTTCCAATTCAAAAAGTGTTATTGGGGTAAATATGCTGCGAATCGCGGAGGATAAGCCCGACGTTCTGCAGCGTTGCATGCGTACTGTGGTGGATTTGGCCGAAAAAGGGGAACTGAGCCCAAAAGTGGGTGGTGAGTACCCGGCGGACCGGGTTGCCGATGCGCATGCGTTTCTGGAAAATCGGCAGTCTACCGGAAAAGTTGTTCTGCGCTGGAAGGAGTGA
- a CDS encoding fatty acid desaturase, which yields MEKLDYFHVAHPEPHIGRTKELLKKYPEIRTLFGHTPSTAVWAICIVGVQFSLAIGLENAAWWVVILAAWILGAFLEHALFVIIHDCAHNLVFKRPSWNKALSIIANLPGFFPAAIGFRNFHLLHHRNMGELGWDADLAGPEEAAWIGNGPFRKALSLLFFTAILGLVRPARLKKINLLEAWGVINGMSSIGAGLLIFYFFGGSAFFYLVLSCMFGIGLHPLGGRWIQEHYIFRPGQETYSYYGPLNKLCFNVGYHNEHHDFMMVPWSRLPKIRKVAPEYYNDLFYHTSWTKVLWKFIFDPNLTGFSRIVRPDHEEKILDKMTTVETDQIIDATRNSIQATSS from the coding sequence ATGGAAAAGTTAGATTACTTTCATGTGGCCCACCCAGAACCCCATATTGGCCGGACGAAAGAACTTTTAAAAAAATATCCGGAAATCCGCACTCTTTTTGGACACACTCCTTCCACTGCCGTGTGGGCAATATGCATTGTCGGCGTTCAATTCTCCCTTGCCATCGGTTTGGAAAATGCCGCATGGTGGGTTGTTATTTTGGCGGCATGGATTCTTGGGGCATTTCTTGAGCACGCTCTTTTTGTGATTATTCACGATTGCGCTCACAACCTGGTGTTCAAGCGACCTTCCTGGAACAAGGCGCTGTCGATCATTGCCAATCTGCCGGGGTTTTTCCCAGCGGCCATCGGATTCCGCAATTTTCACTTGTTGCATCACCGCAATATGGGAGAATTGGGTTGGGACGCTGACCTTGCCGGCCCTGAAGAGGCCGCCTGGATAGGAAACGGTCCGTTTCGCAAAGCCCTGAGTTTACTTTTTTTTACCGCCATTCTCGGTCTTGTTCGCCCCGCCCGCTTGAAAAAAATAAACCTGCTGGAAGCCTGGGGAGTGATCAACGGCATGTCTTCAATTGGAGCAGGCCTTTTGATTTTTTATTTTTTCGGCGGCTCTGCTTTCTTTTATCTGGTTCTATCATGCATGTTCGGCATTGGACTGCACCCGTTAGGCGGTCGATGGATTCAGGAGCATTATATTTTTCGCCCAGGACAAGAAACCTACTCTTATTACGGTCCCTTAAATAAATTATGTTTCAACGTCGGTTACCATAATGAACATCACGATTTCATGATGGTTCCCTGGTCACGGCTTCCCAAAATCAGAAAAGTTGCGCCAGAATATTATAATGACCTCTTTTACCATACGTCCTGGACGAAGGTGCTTTGGAAATTTATCTTCGACCCCAATCTGACAGGATTCAGCCGCATCGTCCGCCCGGACCATGAGGAGAAAATCCTGGATAAAATGACCACGGTTGAAACCGATCAAATCATCGACGCTACCAGAAATTCCATTCAAGCCACCTCATCATGA
- a CDS encoding fatty acid desaturase — MLQYKEDIRTLFFMTAITALLIVQWKIGEIVLLLYIPCLILAVSVSIMVHNHIHIPLWKSKTLNLLTDYWLTFFYGYPICGWIPTHVMSHHVLNNQDGDTSRTDLVGKNNNILTLLIYPMATTRAQLPSHFVFLKKLWKKNRQRCYKYISQFVVFASMMIIAIIWDWKKALLFIFIPQQTALTTVLFFNYVQHIHADRDSRWNHTRDFIGKPSNYLLLNNGYHGAHHESPKLHWSQLPVLHSKIENNINPVLIEKNILWFFFRVYILGIFFKCFHTQDLRAQRLKEHATVPQPAS; from the coding sequence ATGCTCCAATATAAAGAAGATATTCGAACTCTCTTTTTTATGACTGCCATCACCGCCCTGTTGATTGTGCAATGGAAAATTGGAGAGATTGTACTTCTTCTTTATATTCCCTGCCTAATTCTAGCCGTTTCAGTGAGCATCATGGTTCACAACCACATTCATATTCCCCTTTGGAAGTCTAAAACGCTCAACCTTTTAACCGATTACTGGCTTACTTTTTTTTACGGTTACCCTATCTGCGGATGGATCCCAACCCATGTGATGAGTCATCATGTTTTGAACAACCAAGACGGAGACACGTCACGAACCGACTTGGTTGGAAAAAATAATAATATTCTTACTCTATTGATCTATCCAATGGCAACAACCCGGGCTCAACTGCCGTCTCATTTTGTTTTCCTCAAAAAACTTTGGAAAAAAAACCGCCAGCGTTGTTACAAATATATTTCACAATTTGTTGTCTTTGCCAGCATGATGATCATCGCCATTATCTGGGATTGGAAGAAAGCTCTTTTATTTATTTTCATTCCACAGCAAACGGCCCTAACCACAGTCCTCTTTTTTAACTACGTCCAGCACATTCATGCTGATCGAGACTCTCGCTGGAATCACACGCGGGATTTTATCGGGAAACCTTCAAACTACCTGCTCTTAAATAATGGGTATCATGGTGCACACCACGAATCTCCCAAACTTCATTGGAGCCAGCTCCCCGTCCTGCACTCAAAAATCGAAAACAACATCAACCCTGTTTTGATTGAGAAAAACATTTTGTGGTTCTTTTTCCGTGTTTATATTTTGGGTATTTTCTTCAAATGTTTCCACACTCAGGATTTAAGGGCACAACGTCTCAAGGAACATGCAACGGTTCCTCAGCCGGCCTCCTGA
- a CDS encoding glycosyltransferase family 4 protein, with the protein MTDSSPIFSHKLKIALVCDWYLPQMGGTEMHMRDLADRLQQEGHEVHVITPYPGDEDGESFHIHRLNVPLLPYAGCIYTRSAFRKIESLLKREAFDVVHCHANIISPTAYGSLYLSRKLGIPAVITWDSILGPYRWGLAFLDWIYKWSLWPVLFSGVSEVVAAGVKTLVKNKNVAVLHNALNVIEWKVTPVERDADEIWIVSVMRLYRKKRGSALVGIMPEVLERLPSNLRVKLKIIGKGPKRNSLDVQIKRLGLEGIVELTGYKTRDEIRELFSRTDIYVQPTRWESFGIAALEARCAGLPVVAKIKGGVKGFIRHGQEGLLAKSDQELADHLVRLITDPKLRESIARHNREVVPPLDWKEAMREHEALYRQAIGLVQTASGKKAEGK; encoded by the coding sequence ATGACTGATTCCTCCCCCATTTTTTCCCATAAATTAAAAATTGCTTTGGTTTGCGACTGGTATTTGCCGCAAATGGGCGGGACGGAGATGCATATGCGGGATTTGGCGGATCGGCTTCAGCAAGAAGGCCACGAGGTGCATGTCATCACCCCCTATCCCGGCGACGAGGACGGAGAAAGCTTTCACATCCACCGGCTGAACGTTCCTTTATTGCCATATGCCGGTTGTATCTATACTCGAAGCGCGTTCAGGAAAATAGAATCTCTTTTAAAAAGGGAAGCGTTCGATGTCGTGCATTGTCACGCCAACATCATATCACCCACAGCTTATGGAAGCCTTTATCTGAGCCGGAAACTGGGAATTCCTGCGGTAATAACCTGGGACTCCATCCTGGGTCCGTACCGCTGGGGGCTGGCTTTTTTGGACTGGATTTATAAATGGTCCCTCTGGCCGGTCCTATTTTCCGGGGTGAGCGAGGTTGTGGCCGCCGGAGTCAAAACCCTGGTAAAAAATAAAAACGTGGCGGTGTTGCATAATGCATTGAATGTAATTGAATGGAAAGTGACCCCTGTCGAGAGAGATGCTGACGAAATTTGGATCGTTTCCGTCATGCGATTGTATAGAAAAAAACGCGGATCAGCCCTGGTTGGTATCATGCCCGAAGTTCTTGAACGTCTTCCCTCGAACCTCCGAGTGAAATTAAAGATCATTGGCAAAGGCCCCAAGCGGAATAGCCTGGACGTGCAGATCAAGCGTTTGGGCCTGGAAGGCATCGTGGAGCTTACGGGGTATAAAACGCGGGATGAAATACGAGAACTATTTTCCCGGACGGATATTTATGTCCAACCGACGCGGTGGGAATCCTTTGGCATCGCGGCTCTTGAAGCCCGTTGCGCCGGATTGCCTGTTGTCGCTAAAATCAAGGGGGGCGTTAAAGGATTTATCCGGCACGGTCAGGAAGGACTTCTGGCAAAGTCCGATCAGGAACTGGCGGATCATCTGGTCCGCCTGATAACTGATCCCAAACTGCGAGAATCCATTGCCCGCCATAATCGGGAGGTGGTGCCCCCTTTGGATTGGAAAGAAGCTATGCGCGAACACGAGGCGTTGTATCGTCAGGCCATCGGATTGGTGCAGACAGCATCCGGGAAAAAAGCAGAAGGCAAGTGA
- a CDS encoding lysylphosphatidylglycerol synthase transmembrane domain-containing protein — protein MLAWAVASIFIYLVARKLQWDSLLGELKNIRPFWLILAVMGNLLIMVFGTSQWINFLPRGYHIRFKNMLEINALMAMTSNTVPFLAGQALAVVLLAKREKVGHAVALSVMALDQFAEGFAKMSLFLLVVLLTPIPDWMKQGILLAFVGIFILFTVLFFFAHRHQQFKAFMDKQSHPRLEKVWNFISRWAHHMEALRNFRVFSVGMGMALAMKGAEALAIFMVQKSFGLDLPVWTIFTILASVSLVTLVPVAPGNLGIYEATVFFVYQYLGLPPEQALGVALVQHVCYLIPLIGTGYIILLIRNFYPFRPEPAKVETPLT, from the coding sequence GTGTTAGCCTGGGCCGTGGCTTCAATTTTTATATACCTGGTGGCTCGCAAACTGCAATGGGACTCCTTACTGGGTGAATTAAAAAATATCCGACCTTTCTGGCTGATCCTGGCCGTGATGGGCAATCTTCTCATCATGGTTTTCGGAACGTCTCAGTGGATCAATTTTCTTCCCAGGGGATATCATATAAGATTTAAAAACATGCTGGAAATAAACGCCCTCATGGCCATGACCAGCAACACGGTTCCTTTCCTGGCCGGGCAGGCCCTGGCGGTGGTTCTTCTGGCCAAAAGGGAAAAGGTTGGGCATGCCGTGGCCTTGTCGGTGATGGCACTCGATCAATTTGCTGAAGGCTTTGCCAAAATGTCGCTTTTTTTACTGGTGGTCCTTCTCACTCCCATTCCCGATTGGATGAAGCAGGGAATTCTCTTAGCCTTTGTTGGTATTTTTATTCTTTTCACAGTCCTGTTTTTTTTCGCGCACCGGCATCAGCAGTTCAAGGCTTTCATGGATAAACAATCCCATCCCCGACTGGAAAAAGTCTGGAATTTTATTTCCCGATGGGCGCATCACATGGAGGCTTTGCGGAATTTCAGGGTTTTTTCAGTGGGTATGGGGATGGCGCTGGCGATGAAGGGTGCAGAAGCTCTGGCGATATTTATGGTGCAAAAAAGTTTTGGCCTTGATTTGCCTGTATGGACTATTTTTACGATCCTGGCCTCAGTCAGTCTGGTCACCCTGGTTCCCGTGGCTCCCGGCAATCTGGGAATTTATGAGGCCACCGTATTTTTTGTTTATCAATATTTAGGGTTGCCGCCAGAACAGGCGTTGGGAGTGGCACTCGTTCAACACGTTTGCTATTTGATTCCCCTGATAGGGACAGGATACATCATTCTCCTGATTCGCAATTTCTACCCTTTCCGTCCGGAGCCTGCCAAAGTTGAAACGCCCCTGACCTAA
- a CDS encoding polysaccharide deacetylase family protein, which translates to MEPDCLPYLDSFRGMEEGTDPLLKVLQEENVPATFFTTGQVAEMYPEKVEKLVSLGHELGSHGFAHADFTTLDEQCAREDIQKSANTLRQFSSVTSFRAPYLKFPEIYLGLLQDEGFLLDSSQAKYKLSYYQKSLPPPLRRVPVSMTSSHLRLPEWILKPYLNALTSPVVLYVHPWEFVDWRKTSLRWDCRVKTGPVALDCLRSVLRHFKQKNAQFLRMADL; encoded by the coding sequence ATGGAACCGGACTGCCTGCCCTATCTGGACTCTTTCCGGGGCATGGAAGAAGGGACCGATCCGCTCCTTAAAGTTCTGCAAGAAGAAAACGTGCCTGCCACCTTTTTCACCACCGGACAAGTGGCTGAAATGTATCCTGAAAAGGTGGAAAAGCTGGTTTCCCTGGGACACGAACTGGGAAGTCACGGATTTGCCCATGCGGACTTTACCACTCTTGATGAGCAATGTGCGCGGGAGGACATTCAAAAATCCGCCAACACCCTTCGCCAATTCTCTTCTGTAACTTCGTTCAGGGCTCCCTATTTGAAATTTCCTGAAATCTATCTGGGATTACTGCAGGATGAAGGTTTTCTGCTGGACTCTTCTCAGGCCAAGTACAAGCTCTCTTATTATCAAAAATCATTACCCCCCCCACTCAGACGAGTTCCTGTTTCCATGACTTCCTCGCATCTCCGACTGCCCGAATGGATTCTGAAGCCCTACCTGAATGCATTGACAAGCCCTGTTGTTTTATACGTTCATCCCTGGGAATTTGTTGACTGGCGAAAAACAAGTCTGCGATGGGATTGCAGGGTTAAAACGGGGCCAGTCGCTTTGGATTGTCTGCGCTCTGTTTTAAGACATTTTAAGCAAAAAAATGCTCAATTTTTAAGGATGGCGGATCTTTAG
- a CDS encoding metallophosphoesterase produces MLNPTARLIAWFALVSIASCTFSDPYCQNEDCLSASLEEGNVDYRILLVGDAGADVDLKETDRPVKIPLFTAMKRFAELMPSRTAIVFLGDNIYSKGLPDINERPLKSDEDCEGRACAERRLDAQIEILKASKARGIFIPGNHDWDSGVERGWKRIQNLEKYIENSRKNDKVDVVMIPKAGCPGPVTVPLSGKESEIALIGLDTQWWLHEYEKPEKNDNPSGCESVTENEVVQSLKKQIDEGASNNRHILLVGHHPLITYGKHSGYLNYKDLLDPIHLFSQLMIKVGFGGRQEMPNPNYLDMRKKIQGVIQESAGEGSPPLIYAAGHDHSLQVIKGPQGTMHLVSGAGTPWKASRVGHNEGTLFSHSNNISGGFMAVDFMQSGKVRLAAIEPRADGEECQHDGGRECVVFSTWIK; encoded by the coding sequence GTGTTGAATCCTACCGCTCGTTTAATAGCATGGTTTGCTCTGGTAAGTATTGCCTCCTGCACATTTTCAGACCCTTATTGTCAAAATGAGGATTGCCTGAGCGCTTCCCTTGAGGAGGGCAATGTTGATTACAGGATTTTACTTGTTGGGGACGCCGGAGCTGATGTTGACCTGAAAGAAACGGACCGTCCGGTCAAAATTCCTTTGTTTACGGCAATGAAACGATTTGCCGAGTTGATGCCTTCCCGGACGGCGATTGTTTTTCTGGGGGATAATATTTATAGCAAGGGCCTGCCTGACATCAACGAACGCCCTTTGAAATCTGATGAAGATTGTGAGGGCCGGGCTTGTGCGGAGCGAAGACTCGATGCTCAGATCGAAATTTTAAAGGCAAGCAAAGCCCGTGGGATTTTTATCCCTGGAAACCATGACTGGGATAGTGGCGTTGAAAGGGGCTGGAAGCGTATCCAGAACCTGGAAAAATATATTGAGAATTCCAGAAAAAATGACAAGGTCGATGTCGTCATGATTCCAAAAGCCGGCTGTCCCGGACCGGTCACGGTGCCTCTGTCTGGTAAAGAGTCTGAAATCGCCTTGATAGGACTGGACACTCAATGGTGGTTGCATGAATATGAAAAACCCGAGAAAAATGACAACCCATCGGGTTGCGAATCGGTAACTGAAAATGAAGTCGTCCAATCGCTGAAGAAGCAGATTGATGAAGGAGCAAGCAACAATCGACACATTCTGCTTGTGGGTCATCATCCTTTAATAACCTATGGAAAACACTCGGGGTATCTTAACTACAAAGATTTGCTTGATCCTATCCATCTATTTTCTCAATTAATGATAAAAGTCGGATTTGGGGGACGTCAGGAAATGCCCAACCCCAACTATCTGGATATGAGAAAGAAAATCCAGGGAGTGATTCAGGAATCCGCAGGGGAGGGGAGCCCGCCATTAATTTATGCCGCAGGGCACGACCACAGCCTTCAAGTTATTAAGGGTCCGCAGGGAACAATGCATCTGGTCAGTGGCGCGGGGACGCCTTGGAAAGCATCCAGGGTCGGGCACAACGAAGGAACCCTGTTTTCTCACTCAAATAATATTTCGGGCGGATTCATGGCAGTGGACTTTATGCAATCCGGAAAAGTCCGGTTGGCGGCCATTGAACCGCGAGCCGATGGTGAGGAATGCCAGCACGATGGGGGAAGGGAATGTGTGGTTTTTTCAACCTGGATAAAATGA